The genomic region TTTATAATGACGCAGCCAATGCTCCGCCTTTACAATATTTCGCAAATTGCAAAAGCGTTGAGCGCGCGGTTAGTACCGCATACATCCAGTTAATCCTCGTTAAATAGCTAGCGGTGAGAGTCCTGGATGTATGCAGAGGAACACTGCAAGGATGCTCCTTAACTAAGGAGCGGTCAAATCGCCTCGAGCGGTAATAGGCAAATGGCACCCGCGCCTAATAGTTATTTTTTATCGGCGGATGGTTTGTGTCTATATGCTATAGTATTATCGCTCAGGCTTCTTGTGTATAGTATGATGTGAGTATGGGGATGAAGATAGTTAGTTTTATAGCGTTGGTTGCGTTGATTCTGATTGCGGTTATTTTGAATGCGACAAACCCGAGTTCTGCTGGTCCGTTTGGGATTCTAGCGTTTTTCGTATGTTTGTATGTGCTATTTATCTGTCTGACTTATGTAGTATTTTTAACATCGGAGCGAATAGCTGCGAAATTTTTTAATTTCAAGAATAGTCGTAATGAATCTAAGTATAAGACGTATTATTACTCTACTGTAATCTCTCTTGCTCCAGTTATTTATGTGGGTATGCAATCGATGGGAGATGTTGGGATTTTTGAGATATTATTACTTGGTGTGTTTGAATTGCTGGCGTGTTTTTTTATACATAAAAGATACTAATCCCGTCCTGAATGTAGTCGTGTATTTTAAACAGTTACGTGGTACAATATATTTATGAATCCCGAACTGCCACAAGTTAATAGGACCCCTGAGGTGCAGCCACAAAATATAGGTGGTGAGTATAATGTAGAAAATACATCATTAAATCCTGAAGTCGGAAGAGAGTCTGAGCAGTCACTTGGTGCTAGGGTTGAGCAGTATAACAATATACCCGTGGCTTTGCCTGTTGATAATACTACAACAGTTCCTTTATCTCAATCTCAAAACGACGATCAAAGCGCGAAGCAGTCAGGGGTAGTAGCTGATGATGATACTCCTCTGGTGGCAGCGGATGAAGACTTGATAGAAAGAGAGTGGGTGGATAAAGTTAAAAAGATTATAGCTTTAACAAAAGATAATCCTTATGAGAGGAATAGAGTTATTGCACAGCTGCAGGCTGATTATTTAAAAAAACGATATAATAAGACTTTAGGTCAAAATGACGACGGTAGTAAGTAGGGTTTTATATGGGTGCGGGTCCTTTGATAGTTAGTTTTATCGCGATTGTTATTATAGCCGCTGGTTCTGTGGTAGCTTTTGTGTTGTATCGTAATATGCTGAGGGAAGCCAAAAATTATGAACGAGGCTTGAAGATGGTGCCATTGCTTATACATCTGCCTCCGACAAGTGAAGATGTCAATAGTTCAAATCGAGATGAGCGAGATTTAACTGAAGAGGTGCTGTCGCAAGCCCAGGTGATGTACAATATCATCTCAAGTACAGCAACTAAAGGATTCAAAAGTAAAGTCTACGGTCAACGTCATATATCGTTTGAGATTGTTGCACACGGTGGGTTAGTTCATTATTATGCTGTTGTTCCGCTAGTGTTAGTTGATGTTATTCGTCAAGCTGTAGCGGCAGCATATCCTTCTGCTCGGCTAGAAGAGGTATCTGATACTAATATATTCAGCAAGGTTGGCAAGATGAGCGGAACCATCGGCGGCGAATTCACCCTGAAAAAGTCCTTTGTTTATCCAATATCGACTTATCAGGAGTCGAAAAGAGATGCTTCCAGGGCATTATTAAATGCTCTATCTTCGGCGTCCAGAGAAGATGGAATAGGTGTACAATTTTTACTACGTCCGGCGTATGACGGTTGGTCCAAGGCTTCAGAGTCTCATATTGACGGCATGAAGAAAAATAAGGGCAAGAAGAAGGGCTTTGGAGGCGTTGCTCCTATGGATATCATGGAGGCTCTGTGGAAACCGCCAGAGAATAATGAAAAAGACGGTGGCTCTAGTTCTGAGGACAAGCAGCTAACATCTTTAGAGCAGGCGGAAGTGGATGCTATCAGCGAAAAAGCTCGCTATCCTGCGTATGAAGTTTTGGTGCGTGTTGTAATTTCGTCAAATACTGCGGCGCGCTCTCAAGCGTTGTTAAAAAATATAATAGCAGCCTTCTCGTTGTTTGACTCACCGCGCAATAATGGGTTTAAGTTCTCTTTAACTAGGAATGTTGAGGAAATGACAACAGCATATATTATGAGGTTCTTCCCTCAGGAAACTCGTAGTAATATTCTCAACAGTGTAGAAATGGCAACGTTATTCCATTTGCCTGGAGCTAACGCGATCCCGACTTCACAAGTTAAGCGACAGATGTCCAAGCAGGTTGATGGACCAACAGACGTTTTGGATGAGGGTTTGCTGATTGGGTATAACGAATTTCGAGGAGTCAAAAAACCTATTCGAATCGGCACAAAAGACCGTCGCCGCCACGTATATATTATTGGTCAAACAGGTGTTGGTAAATCTGTCTTGCAGGAAAATATGGCTTATCAGGATATGATGGATGGTCGGGGATTCGCCTTTATTGATCCGCACGGTGATTTGGTTGAATCTTTATTGGGTAAGGTTCCAAAAGAGCGCGTTGAGGATATTATCTACTTTAATCCTGCCGACATGACTAATCCAATTGGCTTGAATATGTTTGAGTTCGACACTCCAGACCAAAAAGACTTTTTGGTTCAAGAGGCGATTAATATGCTGTATGGTCTTTACGATCCAGGCCATACGGGAATTGTTGGTCCTCGCCTGGAGCATATTTTTAGAAACTGCGCTTTATTGTTGATGTCGGATCCTGCTGGTGGAACGTTTATTGACGTGCCGAAGTGTCTTATTGATCCTGAATTTGTGAAAAGCAAGCTTAAGTATGTAAAAGATCAGCAAGTTATTGATTTCTGGACAAAGGAATTTCCTGCGTCACAGAGGTCAAATGAGGCAGGTGAGGTTATTTCATGGGTTGTATCAAAGTTTGGTCCATTTATTTCCAATGATGCAATGCGCAATATTATTGGTCAGACCAAATCTGGATTTAATTTGCGTGAAATTATGGATAATAATAAGATTTTGCTGGTTAACTTATCGAAAGGTAAGATGGGTGAACTTAACTCTAAGCTTTTGGGTATTATCTTTGTAATGAAGTTCCAGGCGGCAGCGATGTCTCGGGCGGATATTCCAGAGGATCAGCGAGTTGATTTCTCATTGTATGTTGACGAGTTTCAGAACTTCGCCACTGACAGCTTTGAATCTATTTTGTCTGAGGCTCGTAAGTATAAATTGAGTCTTATTATGGGTAACCAGTTTATGACGCAGTTAACAGATAAGATACGAGAAGCTATTATTGGTAACGTCGGTACAGTTATTTCTGGGCGTATCGGTGTAACTGACGCTGAACTGATGGTTAAGAAATTCCAGCCGACATTCGATGTCGACGACTTGGCTAAATTGCCAAACTTCCAATCTATAACCTCTGTGATGATTAATAACGTGCCGTCTGCGCCGTTTAGTATGAACTGGATACCGCCAATGGGGCAAGTTAATAATCAACTGAGAGATGCGTTAGTAAGGCTATCTGCTGCTAAATACGGTAGACCACGAGCTGTTGTTGAGAAGGAGATATTTGACAGGATTAGAGGTGGTGTACAACCAAAGACGAGTTCTTCTCAATTAGCGCCTTCTGCTAATCAAAAGGCACCTGGTGGGTCATCGTTCTTGGATGAATGGCTAGCGAAGAGACAACAGCTAGGAGGAAAGCCCGCTTCTAGCTCAACAACCGTAAGACCAGTAAATTCGCAAGCCCCACAGGCTTCCTCACAAATACAGAATACGCAAGGTCGCCCAGAGGTGGTTGATAATGCGCCTTCTAATATAAATAGTGTAAATGCTGCGGCTTCTAACCTTGACAGCAAACAGCAAAGTCAACCTTCTGCGATAGATAGTGCTGTCGTTAATAGGACAAATGTGTCTATGACTACAAACAATAACTCTGTCTCTTCTATAAATATAAAACCGAGCCAACCTGTGGTTAAGAATCGGCTCGATTTACGCAATGGTGATGATGACGATAATGAAGTGATGATTAGCTTGAGATAAAATTCAACATTTATCTAGCTATTTTTTCTGTTGTTAATAAACCCTACTCGAGCATACTCAATAACAGCGCCGATAGACCAGCCGGCTACAAACAAGATAATAGTTTCTGATCCTGATAATAGATATCCGTATCGTTTGGCGATAAAATACACGACGACAGAAGCTATTGCGCCTAAGGCGCCAGAGATGATTAAGTTAGGGCGGGCAACAGTATTGCCAATTGCATCACTAGTCTTTTCGACGACTGGATTATGAATGACCTTACTGAAAGCCCTGGATGGAGCTGATAGTTGGTCTTGTACATTTTCCAAAGTCTTCTTATAAGAAGCTTCAATATCTTTTTTTGTAAGAGGCTTATCTTCTTTTATCTCTTTAGATTCTTTTTGTTCTTGCTGCTTTTCTTGGCGGGCGGCAATTTCTATAGCCTCATGTTTAATGCTATTTTCATTTTCGGCATTTGATTTTTCTTTTTCAACCGCCTTTTCTAGGGATCTTTCGATTTCAGCAGCTTTTTCTCTGCTTAAATCTGCTAATTCTCTGGTGTCGACAGCATTCTCTACGGTAGACTTTAATTTTTCACTCATTTTTCACCTCCTATAAAGTTCCTGCGGACATGTCTCGCCGAATGATCCTAACTTCTTTATTTAATTGACGTGATCGAGCGTAGAAGTATACGACCACGGCTGCAATAATTCCTGCGAACATCATATTCTCGCTGGCACCAGTTTTTGGCAGTTGTGAAGTGGTTTGTTCAATAACTTTCGGTGCAGGGCAGTCAATTTTTGTGCTGACAGTATTGCCAAATGTGTTATCAATCCTACAGTCGTAAGACATTGGATTGCTTTTACCGCTAGCCATTGCTGGGATACTGTTCTTTATTTGGATGGTAAAGCTGCGCTTCTGGGTTTCTCCTGGCTTGATCTTTATAGGGTTCCATACTAGTACTTTTGCGTTGCCGCTGCCCGCGCTAGCGCCTTTATCATCTGTCAATGTTCCACCGCCAGCGTCGAATATATCGGCATACTCTAACAGGTCGCTGACTTGATCTTTGAATGTAAATTCTTCCTCTTTAAGCCCTTTGTTTTTTACCGAAAGAGTATAGGTAATTCGATCTCCAGATTTTGCAACCGTAGTTGTTGCGTCGGCGTTATTCTGGGTGAGATTAACTGCGGTTTTTGTCTGCACGAACGAAGCAGAACATCGACTATCGTTAATCCATATCGTAGAGTCGCCTGGGCATGGTTGACATTGAGGATCGTCCTTCAATAATTTAGGGTTTTGAGGACACCTTGCTGGCTCTGGTATAGTAAATGTCTTTACGCAGGCGTCTGAGGTCTTGTCGCCCAGCGAGCTTTTTACCGTTAGAACAACTTTGTATGATCCCGGTGTTTTTTCTGTATAAGTTACGATTTTATCGTTACCTTCGATTGTCTTAACTAGAGTATTTCCTCGGTAAACGCTATATACATATTTTTGGATTGTCGCACCATTAGCTGCGCTGGCGTTAGCGGTAAATTGGTATGTATCGCCATTCTTCTTTATGTCTAAGGCGTTACACGTAGCTACTGGCTGTGGCGGAGTAGAGCAGTTGGGGTATGTTCCGACTTGCCCAGTTGGACATTGATGGCTCGGTGGTGCGATTTTAAGGATTAAGTTACCGCAGTTAAGCATGATTGCAAACCAGCCAGTCCCAGCTGAATATCCAACGAATGCTCTATATGAGAAGCTGCCCCAGAGGTTGTGAGGTCGATAATAGAAAGTGCGAGCACTGCCTTGTGATGTACGAACTACGTAAGATCCTTCACCTCTTGCTGCGCCAAAGTGAGGTGTAAGTCCCCATGAATAGGTACCCATATTGCTATTTAAGGTCTGGAGATTACCGGTCGCCGCTACCAAATCAGAGCGGCTAATACCAAGATGATCGTAGAGGTCGCGAATATTATTTGTGTTCGCGTCATAATGAGCCATCAGTTGCTGACCGCTAGAAATTCCGCCATAAATTAGGTCGCTGGAATCTGCTGCATTGGCTGATTCTGGCGGTGAAAAAACAGTGAAAGATTGCACAATAAGCGCTAGGGCAGTTAAGATAAGCCCGATCTTTCGAGTAGCTTCTTCTTTGTGTAAGCGTTTCGCGTAAAAGCCCAAACTGTGGATCATTGAAGGGCTGTATGGTAGGCGCGAGATAATTTTTTTGAACATTTTGACCTCTTTTATTTTTGTTGTTATATAACTTTAATCTAACTTTAGCATAAGCATGCTGAAAAAGTAAATAGTTTGAGAATATATCTATTTTGATGTATAATAAGGTTGTTGAAAAGAGCTGATAATTCAGATAA from Candidatus Nanosynbacter sp. HMT-352 harbors:
- a CDS encoding type IV secretory system conjugative DNA transfer family protein, with protein sequence MGAGPLIVSFIAIVIIAAGSVVAFVLYRNMLREAKNYERGLKMVPLLIHLPPTSEDVNSSNRDERDLTEEVLSQAQVMYNIISSTATKGFKSKVYGQRHISFEIVAHGGLVHYYAVVPLVLVDVIRQAVAAAYPSARLEEVSDTNIFSKVGKMSGTIGGEFTLKKSFVYPISTYQESKRDASRALLNALSSASREDGIGVQFLLRPAYDGWSKASESHIDGMKKNKGKKKGFGGVAPMDIMEALWKPPENNEKDGGSSSEDKQLTSLEQAEVDAISEKARYPAYEVLVRVVISSNTAARSQALLKNIIAAFSLFDSPRNNGFKFSLTRNVEEMTTAYIMRFFPQETRSNILNSVEMATLFHLPGANAIPTSQVKRQMSKQVDGPTDVLDEGLLIGYNEFRGVKKPIRIGTKDRRRHVYIIGQTGVGKSVLQENMAYQDMMDGRGFAFIDPHGDLVESLLGKVPKERVEDIIYFNPADMTNPIGLNMFEFDTPDQKDFLVQEAINMLYGLYDPGHTGIVGPRLEHIFRNCALLLMSDPAGGTFIDVPKCLIDPEFVKSKLKYVKDQQVIDFWTKEFPASQRSNEAGEVISWVVSKFGPFISNDAMRNIIGQTKSGFNLREIMDNNKILLVNLSKGKMGELNSKLLGIIFVMKFQAAAMSRADIPEDQRVDFSLYVDEFQNFATDSFESILSEARKYKLSLIMGNQFMTQLTDKIREAIIGNVGTVISGRIGVTDAELMVKKFQPTFDVDDLAKLPNFQSITSVMINNVPSAPFSMNWIPPMGQVNNQLRDALVRLSAAKYGRPRAVVEKEIFDRIRGGVQPKTSSSQLAPSANQKAPGGSSFLDEWLAKRQQLGGKPASSSTTVRPVNSQAPQASSQIQNTQGRPEVVDNAPSNINSVNAAASNLDSKQQSQPSAIDSAVVNRTNVSMTTNNNSVSSINIKPSQPVVKNRLDLRNGDDDDNEVMISLR